A window from Sebastes fasciatus isolate fSebFas1 chromosome 22, fSebFas1.pri, whole genome shotgun sequence encodes these proteins:
- the rcor2 gene encoding REST corepressor 2 isoform X1 — MPSVMERSGAGVLSRSRAKTVTNGNSQPHSEEESSDEEHAHDSMIRVGGDYQAQIPEFKPDSPTRYNEKDQRSMLVWCPNPQLSDAMLDEYILMAKEKHGYNMEQALGMLLWHKHDVERSLADLANFTPFPDEWTVEDKVLFEQAFSFHGKSFHRIQQMLPDKLISSLVKYYYSWKKTRTRTSVMDRQARRLISKREKEDSNDDVEEAGDPGSDSDFEIDAKKEAVKQNPNNANSDKATPSRPGPVKKENIGAQYRHHPLRARRRPPKGMYLEQGDIMQVSASHDSGVVTARQLDTQLVSLKRQVQSIKQNNSCLKQSLNEGVDTFKPAEPVPKMNSRWTTEEQLLAVQAIRRYGKDFAAIAEVIGTKTPAQVSSFFVSYRRRFNLDEVLREWAAEQVATSRDQRDPRRSAEEMAAAADGAAEEDEVKMEDSPSDAGGGSSPPSSTQTPSSLSQPPPLLRPAPPSAPPSLLRQPPPLQTRPLQNRAPHNHPPPPLIRPAVTTSSSSTGSSSLRASPPSSSSSSSSSSAAAAAGQMPPSLVGLKVEQPNSH, encoded by the exons ATGCCCTCAGTGATGGAGCGCTCGGGGGCCGGGGTCCTGTCCAGGAGCAGAGCCAAGACCGTAACCAACGGCAACAGCCAACCACACTCTGAAGAGGAGAGCAGCGATGAAGAGCATGCTCATG acAGTATGatcagagtgggaggagactaCCAGGCCCAGATACCAGAGTTCAAACCAG ACAGTCCAACCCGCTACAATGAGAAGGACCAGAGGAGCATGTTGGTCTGGTGTCCCAACCCTCAGCTTTCTGATGCAATGT TGGACGAGTACATCCTGATGGCTAAAGAGAAACATGGATACAACATGGAGCAG GCTCTGGGGATGCTATTATGGCACAAACACGACGTGGAGCGCTCACTTGCCGACCTGGCCAACTTCACCCCCTTCCCAGACGAGTGGACAGTGGAGGATAAAGTGCTGTTTGAGCAGGCCTTCAGCTTCCACGGCAAGAGCTTCCACCGCATCCAGCAGATG CTTCCAGACAAGCTGATCTCCAGCCTGGTGAAGTACTACTACAGCTGGAAgaagaccaggaccaggacctcCGTCATGGACCGACAGGCTAGGAGGCTGATCAGCAAGCGAGAGAAAGAAGACAG TAATGATGACGTTGAGGAAGCAGGAGACCCTGGTAGTGACAGTGACTTTGAGATTGACGCCAAGAAAGAG GCAGTGAAACAGAACCCCAACAACGCTAACTCTGACAAGGCGACCCCCAGTCGCCCTGGGCCGGTGAAGAAAGAGAATATCGGGGCTCAGTACCGCCACCACCCGCTCCGAGCCCGCCGCAGGCCACCCAAGGGCATGTACCTGGAGCAGGGAGACATCATGCAGGTGTCAGCCTCCCACGACTCCGGGGTGGTAACTGCAAGACAGCTGGACACCCAGTTGGTGTCACTCAAGAGACAG gTCCAGTCTATTAAACAGAACAACAGCTGTTTGAAACAGAGCTTAAATGAAGGTGTTGACACTTTCAAACCTGCTGAg CCTGTCCCTAAGATGAACTCTCGTTGGACCACAGAGGAGCAGCTCCTGGCTGTGCAGG CAATCCGTCGCTATGGTAAAGACTTTGCAGCCATCGCTGAGGTGATCGGGACCAAGACACCAGCTCAG GTGAGCTCGTTCTTCGTGAGCTACCGGCGCCGCTTCAACCTGGACGAGGTGCTGAGGGAGTGGGCGGCCGAGCAGGTGGCCACCAGCCGAGACCAGAGAGACCCCAGGAGGAGCGCCGAGGAGATGGCAGCCGCCGCAGATGGAGCTGCAGAGGAGGACGAG gTCAAAATGGAGGACTCCCCCTCGGACGCCGGCGGcggctcctctcctccctcctccacccagaccccctcctccctctcccagCCTCCTCCGCTCCTGCGCCCGGCGCCTCCCTCGGCTCCCCCGAGCCTCCTCCGCCAGCCCCCTCCCCTGCAGACGCGCCCGCTCCAGAACCGAGCGCCCCACAACCACCCTCCGCCTCCGCTCATCCGGCCCGCCGTGACCACCTCGTCCTCCTCCACCGGGAGCTCCAGCCTCAGGGCTTCGCctcccagctcctcctcctcctcctcctcctcctccgccgccgccgccgcagGGCAGATGCCACCGTCGCTGGTCGGGCTCAAAGTGGAGCAGCCCAACTCGcattga
- the rcor2 gene encoding REST corepressor 2 isoform X2 has product MLVWCPNPQLSDAMLDEYILMAKEKHGYNMEQALGMLLWHKHDVERSLADLANFTPFPDEWTVEDKVLFEQAFSFHGKSFHRIQQMLPDKLISSLVKYYYSWKKTRTRTSVMDRQARRLISKREKEDSNDDVEEAGDPGSDSDFEIDAKKEAVKQNPNNANSDKATPSRPGPVKKENIGAQYRHHPLRARRRPPKGMYLEQGDIMQVSASHDSGVVTARQLDTQLVSLKRQVQSIKQNNSCLKQSLNEGVDTFKPAEPVPKMNSRWTTEEQLLAVQAIRRYGKDFAAIAEVIGTKTPAQVSSFFVSYRRRFNLDEVLREWAAEQVATSRDQRDPRRSAEEMAAAADGAAEEDEVKMEDSPSDAGGGSSPPSSTQTPSSLSQPPPLLRPAPPSAPPSLLRQPPPLQTRPLQNRAPHNHPPPPLIRPAVTTSSSSTGSSSLRASPPSSSSSSSSSSAAAAAGQMPPSLVGLKVEQPNSH; this is encoded by the exons ATGTTGGTCTGGTGTCCCAACCCTCAGCTTTCTGATGCAATGT TGGACGAGTACATCCTGATGGCTAAAGAGAAACATGGATACAACATGGAGCAG GCTCTGGGGATGCTATTATGGCACAAACACGACGTGGAGCGCTCACTTGCCGACCTGGCCAACTTCACCCCCTTCCCAGACGAGTGGACAGTGGAGGATAAAGTGCTGTTTGAGCAGGCCTTCAGCTTCCACGGCAAGAGCTTCCACCGCATCCAGCAGATG CTTCCAGACAAGCTGATCTCCAGCCTGGTGAAGTACTACTACAGCTGGAAgaagaccaggaccaggacctcCGTCATGGACCGACAGGCTAGGAGGCTGATCAGCAAGCGAGAGAAAGAAGACAG TAATGATGACGTTGAGGAAGCAGGAGACCCTGGTAGTGACAGTGACTTTGAGATTGACGCCAAGAAAGAG GCAGTGAAACAGAACCCCAACAACGCTAACTCTGACAAGGCGACCCCCAGTCGCCCTGGGCCGGTGAAGAAAGAGAATATCGGGGCTCAGTACCGCCACCACCCGCTCCGAGCCCGCCGCAGGCCACCCAAGGGCATGTACCTGGAGCAGGGAGACATCATGCAGGTGTCAGCCTCCCACGACTCCGGGGTGGTAACTGCAAGACAGCTGGACACCCAGTTGGTGTCACTCAAGAGACAG gTCCAGTCTATTAAACAGAACAACAGCTGTTTGAAACAGAGCTTAAATGAAGGTGTTGACACTTTCAAACCTGCTGAg CCTGTCCCTAAGATGAACTCTCGTTGGACCACAGAGGAGCAGCTCCTGGCTGTGCAGG CAATCCGTCGCTATGGTAAAGACTTTGCAGCCATCGCTGAGGTGATCGGGACCAAGACACCAGCTCAG GTGAGCTCGTTCTTCGTGAGCTACCGGCGCCGCTTCAACCTGGACGAGGTGCTGAGGGAGTGGGCGGCCGAGCAGGTGGCCACCAGCCGAGACCAGAGAGACCCCAGGAGGAGCGCCGAGGAGATGGCAGCCGCCGCAGATGGAGCTGCAGAGGAGGACGAG gTCAAAATGGAGGACTCCCCCTCGGACGCCGGCGGcggctcctctcctccctcctccacccagaccccctcctccctctcccagCCTCCTCCGCTCCTGCGCCCGGCGCCTCCCTCGGCTCCCCCGAGCCTCCTCCGCCAGCCCCCTCCCCTGCAGACGCGCCCGCTCCAGAACCGAGCGCCCCACAACCACCCTCCGCCTCCGCTCATCCGGCCCGCCGTGACCACCTCGTCCTCCTCCACCGGGAGCTCCAGCCTCAGGGCTTCGCctcccagctcctcctcctcctcctcctcctcctccgccgccgccgccgcagGGCAGATGCCACCGTCGCTGGTCGGGCTCAAAGTGGAGCAGCCCAACTCGcattga